From Candidatus Zixiibacteriota bacterium, the proteins below share one genomic window:
- a CDS encoding AMP-binding protein: MAPMQPVLAGPYPTIPELMQSWAKQYRDRPALWRWVDARFEPVTYLQLQAAVTTIAGRLTDRGVVRGAHVAIRGADRFVWGLNYLGALWAGAVVLPIDPLLTVNEVKGILADGEAQFLIADDIELFRSLAGMTRIVSLSSIWPRLEDLSVSGTMPPPTVSPDDLAVIIYTSGTTGTSKGVMLTHANISSDIAAISAMQLLYSDDLLLSVLPIHHAYECTAGFLYPLSIGAQVAYARSLKSNEIIADLRAMRATVILGVPLLFEKMMLAIERRIRERGRAGRSIVGALKGVSRLARRFGLRGAGRPLFRPLRRKGGLDSLRLLASGGAALTPEVAEFFDTLGIRLLQGYGLTEAAPVLTFNRPKSYRYETVGLPLPGVEVRIDHPDPDGNGEIAVRGPMVMRGYWKRPAETDAVLSDGWLLTGDDGALDSDGHVRIVGRSKNVIVTGAGKNIHPEEVESVLDAQPEILESLVYAHKRPGRAGEVVAAIIVPDHEWLAGEDESRQLTESEIADCIGAAVKRSAEHLASYKRVVEWTVRMEPFERTSTRKIRRHLTLGELSRADQLTS, translated from the coding sequence ATGGCGCCGATGCAGCCGGTTCTCGCCGGACCGTACCCGACGATCCCTGAACTGATGCAGTCGTGGGCGAAGCAATACCGCGACCGGCCCGCCCTGTGGCGATGGGTCGATGCCCGATTCGAGCCGGTCACCTATTTGCAGCTTCAGGCAGCCGTCACAACGATCGCCGGGCGTCTGACCGATCGCGGCGTCGTGCGCGGCGCCCATGTCGCGATCCGCGGCGCCGACCGCTTCGTTTGGGGGCTGAATTACTTGGGGGCACTGTGGGCCGGCGCAGTCGTGCTGCCGATCGATCCGCTCCTGACTGTCAACGAGGTCAAGGGCATCCTCGCCGACGGCGAGGCGCAGTTCCTCATCGCCGACGACATCGAGCTGTTTCGGAGTCTGGCCGGGATGACCCGAATCGTTTCCCTTTCCTCCATCTGGCCGCGACTGGAGGATCTGTCGGTTTCCGGCACCATGCCGCCGCCAACGGTCAGCCCCGATGACCTGGCGGTCATCATCTACACGTCCGGCACCACCGGCACCAGCAAAGGGGTGATGCTGACGCACGCCAACATCTCCAGCGACATCGCCGCCATCAGCGCAATGCAACTGCTGTATTCCGACGATCTCCTGTTGTCGGTGCTCCCGATTCACCACGCCTACGAATGCACCGCCGGGTTTTTGTACCCGCTCTCGATCGGAGCGCAGGTCGCCTATGCGCGCAGTCTGAAATCCAACGAGATCATTGCCGATCTCAGGGCGATGCGGGCGACCGTAATCCTCGGCGTTCCGTTGCTGTTCGAGAAGATGATGCTCGCCATCGAACGCCGGATCCGAGAACGCGGCAGAGCCGGCCGCTCGATCGTCGGTGCGCTGAAGGGTGTCAGCCGTCTGGCGCGACGCTTCGGCCTGCGTGGTGCCGGACGGCCCTTGTTTCGCCCATTGCGCCGCAAGGGCGGACTGGATTCTCTGCGGTTGCTGGCGTCAGGCGGGGCAGCGTTGACTCCCGAGGTCGCCGAATTCTTCGATACTCTGGGGATCCGATTGCTGCAGGGCTATGGCCTCACCGAGGCCGCTCCGGTCCTGACCTTCAATCGGCCGAAGTCCTATCGCTACGAAACTGTCGGTTTGCCGCTGCCGGGCGTCGAGGTCCGCATCGATCATCCCGATCCCGACGGCAACGGCGAAATCGCCGTGCGCGGCCCGATGGTGATGCGCGGCTACTGGAAGCGCCCGGCCGAGACCGATGCCGTCCTGAGTGATGGCTGGCTTTTGACCGGCGATGACGGTGCGCTGGACTCCGACGGCCACGTGCGGATCGTCGGGCGCTCCAAAAACGTGATCGTGACCGGTGCGGGGAAAAACATTCATCCTGAGGAGGTCGAGTCCGTGCTCGATGCCCAGCCGGAGATCCTCGAGTCGCTCGTCTACGCGCACAAACGTCCCGGCCGCGCCGGAGAAGTCGTCGCGGCGATTATCGTGCCCGATCACGAGTGGCTGGCCGGTGAGGATGAATCGCGCCAGCTCACCGAATCCGAAATCGCCGATTGCATCGGGGCCGCCGTGAAACGATCCGCAGAGCACCTGGCGTCGTATAAACGTGTTGTCGAATGGACCGTCCGCATGGAGCCGTTCGAACGCACGAGCACGCGCAAGATCAGACGCCACCTGACACTGGGCGAATTGTCGCGAGCGGACCAATTGACATCATGA
- a CDS encoding HDOD domain-containing protein, which translates to MISPEIRDQILSIDELGTFPQTLSEILRVCDSPDATTYDLSRIILKDPPTAARLMRIANSELYGRRGQVTTVHESVVLLGFRSVKSLVLSTAIHSVFDDDGTPPAFDMRRFWQHCVETAGIAQLLASRVGHQPQEEAFVAGLLHDLGLLIMARAFGSQYGAFVAAATPDDDWCAAERRLFGIDHQQAAELLFAKWGLPDAFVEAAAHHHDSVLAEDGPRYGKLTLIVALADTIGHQGIESRPSVSRAQLEEKHHLMAVLGVRSSDLENVDRWVAENLSALAAHLDIPVESPIMILARANRELYRISSQMEALFMNSPSAKKDEFARQILDAICATYSHYINNATTTIMGHSELVEVAIRKGQYLDPEGKLIESMKMIERAVCSISAVLHEMKQLREYDVVSYHDRAKILDIEDKVKRRVAAMLRR; encoded by the coding sequence ATGATCAGTCCGGAAATCCGCGACCAAATCCTCTCCATCGACGAGCTCGGAACATTTCCGCAGACGCTCAGCGAGATTCTGCGCGTTTGCGATTCGCCGGACGCGACCACGTATGACCTAAGCCGGATCATCCTGAAAGATCCGCCCACCGCCGCGCGATTGATGCGGATTGCCAATTCCGAATTGTACGGGCGCCGCGGGCAGGTCACGACCGTGCACGAGTCGGTCGTGCTGTTGGGATTCCGCTCGGTCAAATCGCTGGTGCTCTCGACGGCGATCCACAGTGTGTTCGACGACGACGGGACGCCGCCGGCCTTCGATATGCGACGCTTCTGGCAGCACTGCGTCGAAACCGCGGGCATCGCGCAACTGTTGGCGTCACGCGTCGGACACCAGCCGCAGGAAGAAGCGTTCGTTGCCGGGCTGCTGCATGACCTGGGGCTGCTGATCATGGCCCGGGCCTTCGGGTCGCAGTATGGTGCGTTCGTCGCCGCGGCAACACCCGACGACGATTGGTGCGCCGCCGAGCGCCGGCTCTTCGGGATCGATCACCAGCAGGCCGCCGAGCTGCTGTTTGCAAAATGGGGCCTGCCCGATGCCTTCGTCGAGGCCGCCGCTCACCACCACGATTCGGTACTTGCCGAGGACGGTCCCCGCTATGGGAAACTGACCCTCATCGTCGCGTTGGCCGACACGATCGGTCATCAGGGGATCGAATCCCGTCCGTCCGTCTCGCGCGCGCAATTGGAGGAAAAGCACCACCTGATGGCCGTGCTCGGTGTGCGTTCCTCCGACCTCGAGAATGTCGACCGCTGGGTCGCCGAGAATCTTTCGGCGCTGGCGGCGCATCTGGACATTCCCGTCGAATCACCGATCATGATCCTGGCACGTGCCAATCGCGAACTGTATCGCATCTCCTCCCAGATGGAAGCGCTGTTCATGAATTCACCCAGCGCCAAGAAAGATGAGTTCGCCCGCCAAATCCTCGATGCCATCTGCGCGACATACTCGCATTACATCAACAATGCCACGACCACGATCATGGGGCATTCCGAACTCGTCGAGGTGGCGATCCGCAAGGGCCAATACCTCGATCCCGAAGGCAAGCTGATTGAGTCGATGAAAATGATCGAACGCGCGGTCTGCAGCATCAGTGCCGTCCTCCACGAGATGAAGCAGCTCCGCGAATACGACGTCGTCTCCTACCACGACCGCGCCAAAATCCTCGACATCGAAGACAAGGTCAAACGCCGCGTGGCGGCAATGCTCCGCCGATAA
- a CDS encoding ribonuclease H-like domain-containing protein, with amino-acid sequence MDSAAQFRERLERIGRSLSAIPSPEPGRIVAGPLLRTAESVGAREVVSSTGRYWLRSLVHDPCAPWGECLVGDLFERAASDGLQFPLGADNRAFGRDKFVYLDCETTGLSGGAGTLAFLVALGFVREDRFVVEQYFLPEPADEPALIGALAARLSVAEALVTYNGAAFDGPLLEGRFRFWRFDPAFRNLPHLDLLHPTRALFKRRIGDCSLGNVEERILRFARVEDIPGSEVPEVYFEYLRGGVSPRLFHVFEHNRLDVVSLFVCHLWLSDRTRPESPSLGDPTDLLSLARYWLRKGRFSHALSALDEVDRRILDNAQRVESRELRARTLKRARAYDEAHEQWRQVAGLDPQRVDVCEEIAKHLEHRLRDYSGALRLVDAALESIRFRDTIGALGVDAETWRARFLHRRARLQRRLTQLGH; translated from the coding sequence ATGGACTCGGCCGCGCAATTTCGGGAACGGTTGGAACGGATCGGACGTTCGCTGTCCGCCATACCGTCTCCGGAGCCCGGACGGATCGTCGCAGGTCCTCTCTTGAGGACGGCGGAATCGGTCGGCGCGCGCGAGGTCGTATCCTCAACCGGACGTTACTGGCTGCGCTCACTGGTCCACGATCCCTGTGCGCCGTGGGGAGAGTGCCTGGTTGGGGATTTGTTCGAGAGGGCGGCTTCTGACGGATTGCAGTTTCCGTTGGGTGCCGACAATCGTGCATTCGGTCGCGACAAGTTCGTGTATCTCGATTGCGAGACGACCGGCTTGTCCGGCGGCGCGGGGACTCTCGCCTTCCTGGTCGCTCTTGGCTTCGTGAGGGAGGATCGATTCGTCGTCGAGCAATACTTCCTCCCCGAGCCCGCGGACGAACCGGCGCTGATCGGCGCCCTGGCCGCACGCCTGTCTGTGGCCGAGGCGCTGGTCACCTACAACGGCGCCGCGTTCGATGGTCCGTTGCTGGAGGGACGATTTCGCTTCTGGCGGTTCGATCCCGCGTTCCGCAATCTGCCGCACCTGGATCTGCTGCATCCGACACGCGCGCTTTTCAAACGGCGCATCGGCGACTGTTCGCTCGGCAACGTCGAGGAACGCATTCTGCGCTTCGCGCGCGTCGAGGACATACCCGGCAGCGAGGTGCCGGAAGTGTATTTCGAATACTTGCGCGGCGGAGTCAGCCCGCGACTGTTTCACGTGTTCGAGCACAACCGTCTCGATGTCGTCTCTCTGTTCGTCTGCCATCTCTGGCTGTCGGATCGCACCCGGCCCGAGTCTCCGTCGCTGGGCGACCCGACCGACCTGCTGTCGCTGGCGCGGTATTGGCTGCGCAAGGGGCGATTCAGCCACGCCCTGAGTGCTCTCGACGAGGTGGATCGCCGAATCCTGGACAATGCGCAGCGCGTCGAGTCGCGGGAACTGCGCGCGCGCACGTTGAAACGGGCCCGCGCCTACGACGAAGCGCATGAACAGTGGCGACAGGTTGCCGGACTGGACCCGCAGCGCGTCGACGTTTGCGAGGAAATCGCCAAGCATCTCGAACATCGGCTGCGCGATTATTCCGGCGCGCTCCGTCTGGTCGACGCGGCACTGGAATCGATCCGATTCCGGGATACCATCGGCGCCCTCGGCGTCGATGCTGAGACTTGGAGAGCCCGCTTTCTGCACCGTCGCGCTCGTCTGCAGCGACGACTGACGCAGCTTGGACATTGA
- a CDS encoding HEAT repeat domain-containing protein, with protein MRRRGLTIASIRLLVAACGAYAGAAPACAETDSSRVMRLFLYASEGGVRYRDFVEPAKDSLAQMGADAARWLVHRLDATDARERLTLADIFEKIGPAATPHVVDHLDAPGDYTPRNAARCLGRIGDSSAVPALVRQLDNPWFNVRSQVATALGEIKDPRALDALLSRLPDEGDSDVRKSCVVALGRLGDARAAETLVAYLNDPFFGVRQSALQSLIDLAPCPLALLREAAQGFTPPGQYGAIVALGGCDDQRARSTLLQLLRFEDAMIRGFAVEALALHPEPKSRRAIEKLAASETDPFVIAQIARYRSGE; from the coding sequence GTGCGGCGACGCGGTCTGACCATCGCATCCATCCGATTGCTCGTGGCGGCCTGCGGTGCGTATGCGGGCGCGGCGCCGGCATGCGCCGAGACCGATTCGTCGAGGGTGATGCGCCTGTTCCTGTATGCCTCTGAAGGTGGTGTCCGTTACCGTGACTTCGTCGAGCCGGCGAAGGACTCGTTGGCACAGATGGGTGCAGACGCGGCACGCTGGCTGGTCCATCGGCTGGATGCCACCGACGCGCGGGAACGGCTGACGCTCGCCGATATTTTCGAAAAGATCGGGCCGGCGGCGACGCCGCATGTGGTCGACCATCTCGATGCGCCGGGTGACTACACGCCGCGCAATGCCGCCCGATGTCTGGGACGCATCGGTGATTCGTCCGCCGTTCCGGCACTTGTACGGCAACTCGACAATCCCTGGTTTAATGTCCGCTCCCAGGTCGCAACCGCGCTCGGAGAAATCAAAGACCCGCGCGCACTCGATGCTTTGTTGTCGCGACTGCCGGACGAAGGCGACAGCGATGTGCGGAAAAGTTGCGTCGTGGCGCTCGGACGGCTCGGCGATGCGCGCGCCGCCGAAACGCTCGTTGCGTACCTGAATGATCCGTTTTTCGGAGTCCGACAGTCCGCCCTGCAATCGTTGATCGATCTTGCCCCATGCCCGTTGGCGTTGCTGCGCGAGGCGGCGCAAGGATTCACTCCGCCGGGACAATACGGGGCGATCGTCGCCCTCGGCGGCTGCGATGACCAGCGCGCCCGATCAACACTCCTGCAATTGCTCCGGTTCGAAGATGCGATGATCCGCGGCTTTGCCGTCGAGGCGCTGGCCCTGCATCCCGAACCGAAGTCACGGCGCGCCATCGAAAAACTGGCCGCGTCGGAAACCGATCCGTTCGTCATCGCCCAAATCGCCCGTTACCGCAGCGGAGAGTAA
- a CDS encoding ATP-binding protein, whose product MMRTSPEQRDIVLPPEGLSAPRRPEAYSADEQSAVERLSRSEKMAALGEMASGVIHDFNNLLGAILGRVQLLRTKSDPDEVQRHITQIEKIALQGAETVKRLQAFTRRGQQNEFAATDLSQVVSEALELTRHRWESQAQANGVIYQVERAACSGCYVDGIHSELVDVVANLIFNALDAMPDGGPLRCRLRPVGGRCLLEIEDEGSGMPAEQLEQVFYPFYTTKGAQGTGLGLAVAYGVITRHGGEIRVNSAVGVGTTFTIDLPQTDKAPEGAVPRFTLGQRGDWRVLLIDDDQTILDVMGEALTEVGYRVTTRDNGAAAIVELRADRFDIVVTDLGMPGVTGWEVARHAYTLRPRVPVIVISGWGAQIDEAKLANAHVDAVLAKPFHLDQLRDLISQVATANTSAASAHT is encoded by the coding sequence ATGATGCGCACGTCACCGGAACAACGCGACATTGTCTTGCCGCCGGAGGGGCTATCGGCCCCCCGACGGCCAGAGGCATACTCAGCCGATGAACAGAGCGCGGTGGAGAGATTGAGCCGCTCGGAGAAGATGGCCGCCCTCGGCGAAATGGCCAGCGGCGTCATCCACGACTTCAACAACCTGCTGGGCGCCATACTCGGTCGCGTTCAACTCCTGCGGACCAAGTCGGATCCCGACGAAGTCCAGCGTCACATCACCCAGATCGAAAAGATCGCCCTGCAGGGCGCCGAAACCGTCAAACGCCTGCAGGCATTCACCCGGCGCGGTCAACAGAATGAATTTGCCGCGACCGACTTGTCCCAGGTGGTCTCCGAGGCCCTGGAGCTCACGCGCCATCGCTGGGAATCGCAGGCGCAGGCCAATGGTGTCATCTATCAGGTGGAGCGCGCGGCCTGTTCGGGTTGCTACGTGGACGGCATTCACTCCGAATTGGTCGACGTCGTGGCCAATCTGATCTTCAATGCGTTGGATGCGATGCCCGACGGCGGACCGCTGCGCTGCCGCCTGCGCCCCGTGGGGGGGCGCTGCCTGCTGGAAATCGAGGACGAAGGCAGCGGTATGCCCGCCGAACAGTTGGAACAGGTCTTCTACCCGTTCTATACCACCAAGGGCGCGCAGGGAACCGGGCTGGGATTGGCGGTCGCCTACGGGGTCATCACACGCCACGGAGGCGAAATTCGGGTCAACTCGGCGGTGGGAGTCGGCACGACATTCACCATCGATCTGCCGCAAACCGACAAAGCCCCCGAAGGGGCCGTGCCACGGTTTACGCTGGGTCAGCGCGGCGACTGGCGCGTGCTGCTGATCGATGACGACCAGACCATTCTGGATGTCATGGGCGAGGCGCTCACCGAGGTCGGATACCGAGTCACGACCCGCGACAACGGCGCCGCCGCCATCGTGGAATTGCGCGCCGACCGATTTGACATCGTCGTCACCGATTTGGGGATGCCGGGCGTGACCGGATGGGAAGTGGCGCGCCATGCCTACACGCTCCGGCCGCGAGTCCCGGTGATCGTCATCTCCGGGTGGGGAGCACAGATCGACGAGGCCAAACTCGCCAACGCCCACGTCGATGCGGTTCTCGCCAAGCCCTTCCACCTCGATCAACTGCGTGATCTGATCTCCCAGGTCGCGACGGCGAACACTTCCGCCGCGTCCGCGCACACGTGA
- a CDS encoding GAF domain-containing protein, producing the protein MVTTIITVVTLVAASYVLWTTIRMTPGKAADSIVPALLTGVWAMVMFGAMLWTVDTTLVISELAWGTWGVHAAALAISVLFCAWAITRRLAHRRVMTPRIGQKQSFDALVSALAHSHAAATDLDSMLADAASVIRRFTGADCVHLCKTGAQSRRHIATCSANPRSIAHSGYDAESDRMVAAASNSCDIGVYRAMHGAPDMIAVPCADAAGCYAVMVLQQPQPGSYTDTALGQLHAAGQMLGRFVSDWIAAHRGLTSGRVAEPLSWLSLALSGQIGLSRGVAQVAVALHDVVDFHYLSLAAVDGSLRHEDRISMVPGERRIVESRKRWPMAATTRRVRATARILNTPDLRESPREGHDEKEPWECRLGMRTRLVLPLSDGSGTPLGALTIAHRQPAQYDETTVALLQPLCSVIGLWLSGLAQRNRNQRAEAASRLAGEMLSAPMAWQDDTTMLQSVRSIVPSAAIRLLQLGADGDTLTEIASTGRVRTGPAVSPMRLSQLPWHRSALQAHGVVHVDQDDPESHMDQTESQQVGINLRTAAIIPICAGQQVLGFVDVVEVRDPDRTRLGRVDDAVLTALSHAIRYRWVGMDVNAPPPQHAGRQHVAGWSEFCRDIINPITCIVGSAELIRYKQPSLCATADRHLETIVQSATRIQDLLATYVRGNGLTALTPDPAHARNNGAKDHREVGQATGDNRVFQRPASVRVPEPIPAHPVTAPRLAGNVLTS; encoded by the coding sequence ATGGTCACAACAATCATTACCGTGGTGACGCTGGTTGCGGCGTCCTATGTCCTTTGGACAACGATCCGCATGACGCCGGGGAAAGCGGCGGATTCAATCGTCCCGGCATTGCTGACCGGCGTATGGGCGATGGTCATGTTCGGGGCGATGCTGTGGACCGTCGATACGACGCTGGTCATCTCCGAACTGGCCTGGGGAACGTGGGGGGTCCATGCGGCGGCCCTGGCGATCAGCGTGTTGTTCTGCGCCTGGGCGATCACCCGTCGCCTGGCCCATCGCCGAGTGATGACGCCCCGCATCGGACAGAAGCAATCGTTTGATGCGCTGGTGTCGGCCCTCGCACACAGCCATGCGGCCGCAACGGATCTCGACTCGATGCTGGCCGATGCCGCCTCCGTGATCCGCCGGTTTACCGGCGCCGATTGCGTGCATCTCTGCAAGACCGGCGCTCAGAGCCGCCGTCACATCGCAACCTGCTCGGCGAATCCCCGATCGATCGCACACTCCGGTTACGATGCCGAATCCGACCGCATGGTCGCGGCGGCATCGAACAGTTGCGATATCGGAGTGTACCGCGCCATGCACGGCGCTCCTGACATGATCGCGGTACCGTGTGCCGACGCGGCCGGCTGCTACGCCGTCATGGTTCTTCAACAACCGCAGCCGGGCTCGTATACCGACACCGCGCTCGGTCAGCTTCATGCTGCCGGGCAAATGCTCGGGCGATTCGTTTCCGATTGGATCGCGGCCCATCGCGGTCTGACCTCCGGTCGTGTCGCCGAACCGCTCTCGTGGTTGTCATTGGCGCTCAGCGGCCAGATCGGCCTGTCGCGCGGCGTCGCGCAGGTCGCGGTCGCCCTGCACGACGTTGTCGACTTCCACTATCTGTCGCTGGCCGCCGTCGATGGTTCGCTGCGTCACGAGGACCGCATCAGCATGGTCCCCGGCGAGCGCCGCATCGTCGAAAGCCGGAAACGCTGGCCGATGGCGGCGACCACGCGACGCGTGCGCGCGACCGCGCGCATTCTGAACACACCGGATCTGCGCGAATCCCCTCGGGAGGGTCACGACGAAAAGGAGCCATGGGAATGCCGTCTGGGAATGCGCACACGCCTGGTGCTGCCCCTCTCCGACGGCTCCGGAACGCCGTTGGGTGCCTTGACCATCGCGCACCGGCAACCCGCGCAATACGATGAAACAACGGTGGCATTGCTGCAGCCGCTGTGCAGCGTCATCGGTCTTTGGCTGTCCGGCCTTGCGCAACGCAACCGGAATCAGCGCGCCGAAGCGGCGTCGCGCCTGGCCGGGGAGATGCTCTCCGCGCCCATGGCGTGGCAGGATGACACGACCATGCTGCAATCGGTGCGCAGCATCGTTCCCTCAGCCGCGATCCGACTGCTGCAGCTCGGCGCCGATGGCGACACGCTCACCGAGATTGCCTCGACCGGACGCGTCCGCACCGGGCCCGCAGTTTCCCCGATGCGTTTGTCCCAGCTTCCATGGCATCGCAGCGCCCTGCAGGCGCACGGCGTCGTGCATGTCGATCAGGACGATCCCGAATCGCACATGGACCAGACGGAGTCGCAGCAGGTCGGCATCAATCTGCGAACGGCCGCAATCATCCCGATTTGCGCCGGTCAACAGGTGCTCGGATTCGTCGATGTCGTCGAAGTTCGCGATCCCGATCGGACGCGCCTGGGCCGTGTCGACGATGCCGTCCTGACCGCCTTGTCCCACGCCATCCGCTATCGCTGGGTCGGGATGGATGTCAATGCACCGCCGCCGCAGCACGCGGGGCGGCAGCATGTCGCGGGCTGGTCCGAGTTCTGCCGTGATATCATCAATCCGATCACGTGCATCGTCGGATCGGCGGAACTGATTCGCTACAAGCAGCCATCGTTGTGCGCCACCGCGGACCGCCACCTGGAGACCATCGTCCAGTCGGCAACACGCATTCAGGATCTCCTGGCCACCTATGTGCGCGGAAACGGCCTGACGGCACTCACGCCCGACCCGGCCCACGCGCGCAACAACGGCGCGAAGGACCACCGCGAAGTGGGGCAGGCGACGGGGGACAATCGGGTGTTTCAGCGGCCGGCATCCGTACGCGTGCCTGAGCCGATCCCTGCTCACCCCGTCACGGCGCCACGTCTCGCGGGCAACGTTCTGACCTCGTGA
- the rnhC gene encoding ribonuclease HIII, with protein sequence MMADKDISGFSDIARVGTDESGKGDYFGPLVVAAVWADLPTGAQLEAWGVIDSKRISDGRAAQLAQRITSAKIPHAVVAIGPAKYNELYAKMKNLNRLLAWAHARAIENVLENASAEVVVADQFGDERLIEQALMQKGRDVRLFQTPRGERDIAVAAASVLARAEFLWRLKRLSDECGMVLPKGAGSPVDAAAARLVAGQGEAVLSQYAKLHFKNTQKARLLLTRQGQ encoded by the coding sequence ATGATGGCCGACAAGGACATCAGCGGATTTTCCGACATTGCGCGAGTCGGCACCGACGAATCCGGCAAGGGCGACTATTTTGGGCCGTTGGTCGTGGCGGCTGTCTGGGCCGATCTGCCGACCGGTGCGCAACTGGAAGCGTGGGGGGTCATCGATTCGAAACGCATCTCCGATGGACGGGCTGCGCAATTGGCCCAGCGCATCACTTCGGCAAAGATTCCGCATGCCGTCGTGGCCATCGGACCCGCGAAGTACAACGAGCTTTACGCCAAGATGAAGAATCTCAATCGCCTGCTGGCGTGGGCGCACGCCCGCGCCATCGAGAATGTCCTGGAAAATGCTTCCGCTGAAGTGGTTGTCGCCGATCAGTTCGGCGACGAACGCCTCATCGAGCAGGCCTTGATGCAAAAGGGCCGCGATGTCCGCCTGTTTCAGACGCCGCGCGGCGAACGCGACATCGCCGTGGCGGCGGCATCCGTGCTCGCCCGCGCGGAGTTTCTCTGGCGTCTCAAACGCCTGTCCGATGAATGCGGGATGGTGCTGCCCAAGGGGGCAGGCTCGCCCGTCGATGCGGCGGCAGCCCGCTTAGTCGCCGGGCAGGGGGAGGCCGTTCTATCTCAGTACGCAAAGCTCCACTTCAAGAACACGCAGAAAGCCCGGCTGCTCCTGACCCGCCAAGGTCAGTAG
- a CDS encoding NAD(+)/NADH kinase — protein MKRLALIVNSRHALAESTVATIQGWAKAQQWPIAAVERIDMARDPHYSGVPDELVKGGVDLVLSLGGDGTMLASVRAAAPHGIPVLGINLGGLGFLTAVAPGEALTALERVRSDDYAIEERLMLEVSDPSAPDDRWVGFNDAVVDKGGIARIATFHVSLNGEFVSEYIGDGLIVATPTGSTAYSLSVGGPILMPTLHVMTLSPISPHSLVQRPIVFSSGDTVAITVRSVSGHVVLTVDGQRTRTLAEGATVTIAQSRYRGRLVRFADHSFLSVLREKLHWGIGRPPGDGSP, from the coding sequence GTGAAACGCCTCGCTCTCATCGTCAATTCCCGCCACGCGCTGGCCGAATCGACTGTTGCCACCATTCAGGGTTGGGCGAAAGCGCAGCAATGGCCGATCGCGGCCGTCGAACGAATCGACATGGCGCGCGACCCGCATTATTCGGGTGTCCCCGATGAATTGGTCAAAGGCGGCGTCGATCTGGTCCTGTCACTGGGCGGCGACGGCACCATGCTCGCATCGGTGCGCGCCGCGGCCCCACACGGTATTCCTGTCCTCGGCATCAATCTCGGCGGCCTGGGATTTCTCACGGCGGTGGCGCCGGGCGAGGCATTGACCGCGCTCGAACGTGTCCGTTCCGATGATTACGCGATCGAAGAACGGCTGATGCTGGAGGTCTCCGATCCGTCGGCGCCCGACGACCGCTGGGTCGGTTTTAACGATGCCGTCGTCGACAAAGGCGGCATCGCGCGCATCGCGACATTTCACGTATCGCTCAATGGCGAGTTTGTCAGCGAGTACATCGGCGACGGGCTGATCGTCGCGACGCCCACCGGATCGACCGCCTATTCCCTGTCGGTCGGCGGGCCGATCCTGATGCCGACCCTGCACGTGATGACCCTGTCGCCGATCTCTCCGCACTCACTCGTACAGCGCCCGATCGTGTTTTCCAGTGGTGACACTGTGGCGATCACCGTGCGGTCCGTCTCGGGGCATGTCGTGCTCACCGTCGATGGACAGCGCACCCGCACGCTGGCCGAAGGCGCGACCGTCACCATCGCGCAGAGCCGCTACCGCGGACGGCTGGTGCGTTTCGCCGATCACTCGTTTTTGTCGGTGCTGCGCGAGAAACTACACTGGGGGATCGGACGACCGCCGGGCGATGGGTCCCCATAG